A genome region from Streptomyces sp. S4.7 includes the following:
- a CDS encoding DUF58 domain-containing protein — translation MEPGATASDSEGRGGLRAALGGLTTRGRSFFAAGIAAAVCAYVLGQADLLRVGMLLAVLPLVCVGVLYRTRYRVAGSRRLSPSRVPAGSEARVHLRMDNVSRLPTGLLMLQDHVPYVLGPRPRFVLDRVEAGGRREVSYRVRSDLRGRYPLGPLQLRLSDPFGMCELTRSFSAHDTLTVIPRTEPLPPVRLAGATAGYGDGRQRSLSLAGEDDVIPRGYRHGDDLRRVHWRSTARYGELMVRREEQPQRARCTVLLDTRRLAYQGAGPDSAFEWAVSGAASALVHMLERGLSVRLLTDTGSSVPGQGADGFAGSSQESADAAGLMMDTLAVVDHSDGAGLSRAYDVLRGGTEGLLIAFLGDLDEEQTAVACRMRHRSGAAVAFVLDSSGWLQEEGEPPAPVRDRLRQLRESGWSALAVPAGAALPDLWQQAAQQRTGSGAAQDSAGFSGGWS, via the coding sequence ATGGAGCCCGGCGCCACCGCCTCGGACAGCGAGGGCAGAGGCGGGCTGCGGGCGGCGCTGGGCGGTCTCACCACCCGCGGCCGGTCGTTCTTCGCCGCGGGTATCGCGGCGGCGGTCTGCGCGTACGTACTCGGCCAGGCGGATCTGCTCCGGGTGGGGATGCTGCTGGCCGTCCTGCCGCTGGTCTGTGTGGGCGTGCTGTACCGCACGCGCTACCGGGTCGCGGGCAGCAGGCGGCTCTCGCCGTCGCGCGTGCCTGCGGGCTCCGAGGCCCGCGTCCATCTGCGGATGGACAACGTGTCGCGGCTGCCCACCGGTCTGCTGATGCTCCAGGACCATGTGCCGTACGTGCTGGGCCCGCGCCCCCGGTTCGTCCTGGACCGGGTGGAGGCGGGCGGGCGCCGCGAGGTCTCCTACCGGGTGCGTTCGGACCTGCGCGGGCGCTATCCGCTCGGGCCGCTGCAACTGCGGCTGAGCGACCCGTTCGGGATGTGCGAGCTGACGCGGTCCTTCAGCGCCCACGACACCCTGACCGTCATCCCGCGCACCGAGCCGCTGCCACCGGTCCGGCTGGCGGGCGCGACGGCGGGGTACGGGGACGGGCGGCAGCGCTCGCTGTCACTGGCCGGCGAGGACGACGTCATCCCGCGCGGCTACCGGCACGGCGACGATCTGCGCCGGGTGCACTGGCGCTCCACGGCGCGCTACGGCGAGCTGATGGTGCGCCGCGAGGAGCAGCCGCAGCGGGCCAGATGCACGGTGCTGCTCGACACCCGCCGGCTCGCCTACCAGGGCGCGGGACCGGACTCCGCCTTCGAATGGGCGGTTTCGGGAGCGGCGTCCGCGCTGGTGCACATGCTGGAACGGGGCCTCTCCGTCCGGCTGTTGACGGATACGGGGAGTTCGGTGCCCGGCCAGGGCGCCGACGGATTCGCCGGTTCGTCACAGGAGTCCGCCGACGCGGCCGGACTGATGATGGACACACTCGCCGTCGTCGACCACTCCGACGGAGCCGGTCTCTCCCGCGCGTACGACGTGCTGCGCGGCGGGACCGAGGGACTGCTGATCGCCTTCCTCGGTGATCTCGACGAGGAGCAGACCGCCGTGGCCTGCCGTATGCGCCATCGCAGCGGCGCCGCGGTGGCCTTCGTCCTGGACAGCTCCGGCTGGCTCCAGGAGGAGGGCGAACCGCCCGCGCCGGTCCGGGACCGGCTGCGGCAGTTGCGCGAGTCCGGCTGGAGCGCCCTCGCGGTGCCGGCCGGGGCGGCGCTCCCCGATCTGTGGCAGCAGGCGGCACAACAGCGCACCGGGTCGGGTGCGGCACAGGACTCGGCAGGCTTCTCCGGAGGATGGTCATGA
- a CDS encoding DUF3040 domain-containing protein translates to MPLSEHEQRMLEQMERALYAEDPKFATALEGSGLRTYTRRRVYQAIAGFLVGIALLMTGMVAKQIWIGVVGFLVMLGCAVLAVTGWRKAPKPGEQQASGEATADRRQQPRQRRSFMNRIEQRWQRRRDEQGQ, encoded by the coding sequence GTGCCGCTCTCGGAGCACGAGCAGCGAATGCTCGAGCAAATGGAGCGAGCGCTGTACGCCGAAGATCCCAAGTTCGCGACAGCGCTTGAGGGAAGCGGGCTGCGTACGTACACCCGGCGACGGGTCTACCAGGCGATCGCTGGCTTTCTCGTGGGTATCGCGCTCCTCATGACCGGTATGGTCGCCAAGCAGATCTGGATCGGCGTGGTGGGTTTCCTCGTCATGCTGGGCTGCGCGGTTCTCGCGGTCACCGGCTGGCGCAAGGCCCCGAAACCGGGTGAGCAACAGGCATCCGGCGAGGCCACGGCCGACCGTCGGCAGCAGCCTCGACAGCGCCGTTCGTTCATGAACCGGATCGAGCAGCGGTGGCAGCGTCGCCGTGACGAGCAGGGTCAGTAG
- a CDS encoding carbonic anhydrase, giving the protein MSTSAHLPAESARASAGTARTDGTVTDRLVDANRHYAKEFDDPGMDARPVLRVAVVACMDARLDLHDALGLELGDCHTIRNAGGVVTDDVIRSLTISQRALQTRSVVLIHHTGCGLEAITEDFRHELEMEVGQRPAWAVESFRDVDQDVRQSMQRVRTSPFLLHTDDVRGFVFDVSTGLLREIDSAN; this is encoded by the coding sequence ATGTCGACATCCGCGCACCTCCCCGCCGAGTCCGCCCGGGCATCCGCCGGTACGGCCCGAACCGACGGTACGGTCACCGATCGACTCGTGGACGCCAACCGGCACTACGCGAAAGAGTTCGACGACCCGGGGATGGACGCCCGTCCCGTACTGCGCGTCGCCGTGGTCGCCTGCATGGACGCCCGCCTCGACCTGCACGACGCGCTGGGCCTGGAGCTCGGCGACTGTCATACGATCCGCAACGCGGGCGGTGTCGTCACCGACGACGTCATTCGCTCACTCACCATCAGCCAGCGGGCGCTCCAGACCCGCAGCGTCGTGCTCATCCATCACACCGGCTGCGGCCTGGAGGCCATCACCGAGGACTTCAGGCACGAACTGGAAATGGAGGTCGGCCAGCGTCCGGCCTGGGCCGTGGAGTCCTTCAGGGACGTGGACCAGGACGTACGGCAGTCGATGCAGCGGGTGCGGACCTCACCGTTCCTCCTGCACACCGACGACGTACGCGGTTTCGTCTTCGACGTGTCGACCGGCCTTCTGCGGGAAATCGACTCGGCGAACTGA
- a CDS encoding DUF3488 and transglutaminase-like domain-containing protein codes for MSGRARLALCAFAATMMAAGALLPLVDPATWFVQAAFIVAVLAGVGALGRRVPLARTLTVALQAVAGLLMLTVVFASEQALFGLLPGPDVFLRFGELLNQGGEEVARYSVPAPSTNGIRLMLVGGVLVIGLAVDALAVTFRSAAPAGLPLLALYSVAAGLSGGDASWLWFLLAASGYLLLLLAEGRDRLSQWGRVFGGAPRAPGRTAGGMDTGGGSTAAPVRSGHRIGVMALGIALVVPAALPSLNGGLLNGTGAGSGSGLGGGTISAVNPLVSLQDNLNQPEDREALRYRTNAENTQNLYLRIMALDDFDGTAWRFSQRSVEDVPNRLPDPPGLRADVSTTEIKTSISAAGWYRQNYLPMPYPASEVDIEGRWRFEPSGRTLVGDRGETTRGAQYQVTSLLVEPTREQLSAAPRPPASLVREYTKVPDVLPEEVAATAREVTEGAANDYERAVRLQDWFAVDGGFTYDTQVASGTGVSAISRFLREKEGFCVHFSFSMAAMARTLGIPARVAVGFTPGTPQSDGTMSVGLRDAHAWPELYFEGVGWTRFEPTPSRGSAPDYTIPEAPSGEASDPAQPETSESSAPTSQPSTSDSCPPQDARIGECGTTAPAGALPPTDSGTSAGTVAAITLGVLAVLLLPLLPLLWRTRIRARRLGSGGRTPVDATARALGAWREIIDTAWDHGIRPDESRTPRKTAARIVRLGRLEGDAADAVHRVARAVELVLYAPEPRPVTGLADDAQRVRVGLGDAAGRWTRQRALFLPRSSVRVMWGLGERWAAVTDRWGVRRLELGRRWAALFRRPSRQRG; via the coding sequence ATGAGCGGTCGCGCGAGGCTGGCGCTGTGCGCGTTCGCCGCCACGATGATGGCGGCGGGCGCTCTGCTGCCGCTGGTCGATCCGGCCACCTGGTTCGTCCAGGCGGCCTTCATAGTGGCGGTCCTGGCGGGAGTGGGCGCGCTCGGCCGGCGGGTGCCGCTGGCCAGAACGCTGACCGTGGCGCTCCAGGCGGTCGCGGGGCTGCTCATGCTCACGGTGGTCTTCGCCTCGGAGCAGGCCCTGTTCGGTCTGCTGCCCGGCCCGGACGTCTTCCTGCGCTTCGGTGAGCTGCTGAACCAGGGCGGCGAGGAGGTCGCCCGGTACTCGGTTCCGGCACCGTCGACCAACGGCATCAGGCTGATGCTGGTCGGTGGTGTGCTGGTCATCGGTCTCGCCGTGGACGCGCTCGCCGTGACGTTCCGCAGCGCGGCGCCGGCCGGGCTGCCACTGCTCGCGCTGTACTCGGTCGCCGCCGGTCTCTCCGGCGGCGACGCGTCCTGGCTGTGGTTCCTGCTGGCGGCCAGTGGCTATCTGCTGTTGCTGCTGGCCGAGGGCCGGGACCGGCTCTCCCAGTGGGGCCGGGTCTTCGGCGGCGCTCCGCGCGCTCCGGGCCGTACGGCCGGCGGGATGGACACCGGGGGCGGCAGCACTGCGGCCCCGGTCCGTTCGGGTCACCGGATCGGTGTGATGGCGCTGGGAATCGCGCTGGTGGTGCCCGCCGCGCTGCCGTCGCTGAACGGCGGACTGCTCAACGGCACGGGGGCCGGGTCGGGTTCGGGCCTGGGCGGCGGCACGATCTCCGCCGTCAACCCGCTGGTGTCGCTCCAGGACAACCTCAACCAGCCCGAGGACCGGGAGGCGTTGCGGTACCGGACGAACGCGGAGAACACCCAGAACCTGTATCTGCGGATCATGGCGCTGGACGACTTCGACGGCACGGCCTGGCGCTTCTCCCAGCGCAGTGTCGAGGACGTGCCGAACAGGCTCCCAGACCCACCCGGTCTGCGCGCAGACGTGAGCACCACCGAGATCAAGACGAGTATCTCCGCCGCCGGTTGGTACCGGCAGAACTATCTCCCGATGCCCTATCCGGCCTCGGAGGTGGACATCGAGGGGCGCTGGCGGTTCGAACCGAGCGGCCGCACGCTGGTCGGCGACCGCGGCGAGACGACGCGAGGCGCCCAGTACCAGGTCACCAGCCTGCTGGTGGAGCCGACCCGGGAGCAGCTCTCGGCGGCGCCGAGGCCCCCGGCCTCCCTGGTGCGGGAGTACACCAAGGTGCCGGACGTCCTCCCGGAAGAGGTGGCGGCCACCGCGCGCGAGGTGACCGAGGGCGCGGCGAACGACTACGAGAGGGCCGTCAGGCTCCAGGACTGGTTCGCCGTGGACGGCGGCTTCACCTACGACACTCAGGTCGCCTCCGGCACGGGCGTCTCGGCCATCAGCCGCTTCCTCAGGGAGAAGGAGGGCTTCTGCGTCCACTTCTCCTTCTCGATGGCGGCGATGGCCCGCACGCTGGGCATCCCGGCGCGGGTGGCGGTGGGCTTCACACCGGGCACACCGCAGTCGGACGGCACGATGTCCGTCGGGCTCCGTGACGCGCACGCCTGGCCCGAGCTGTACTTCGAAGGTGTCGGCTGGACCCGCTTCGAGCCGACGCCGAGCCGGGGCAGCGCCCCGGACTACACGATTCCCGAGGCTCCCTCGGGCGAAGCCAGCGACCCGGCCCAGCCCGAGACCAGCGAGTCGTCCGCGCCGACCTCGCAGCCGTCCACCTCGGACAGCTGCCCGCCCCAGGACGCCAGGATCGGCGAGTGCGGCACGACCGCGCCGGCCGGAGCGCTGCCCCCGACCGACTCGGGGACATCCGCGGGGACGGTGGCCGCCATCACGCTGGGCGTCCTCGCCGTCCTGCTGCTGCCACTGCTGCCACTGCTGTGGCGCACCCGGATCCGGGCCCGGCGTCTCGGTTCCGGGGGCCGGACGCCCGTCGATGCCACGGCCCGCGCGCTGGGCGCGTGGCGGGAGATCATCGACACCGCCTGGGACCACGGCATCCGTCCCGACGAGTCGCGGACACCGCGCAAGACGGCGGCCCGGATCGTGCGGCTGGGGCGGCTGGAGGGTGACGCGGCCGATGCCGTGCACCGAGTCGCGCGTGCGGTGGAGCTGGTGCTGTACGCGCCGGAGCCACGGCCCGTCACGGGTCTCGCCGACGACGCCCAGCGGGTCCGCGTGGGCCTGGGCGACGCGGCGGGCCGCTGGACCAGACAGCGGGCACTTTTCCTGCCGCGCTCCTCCGTTCGAGTGATGTGGGGGCTCGGCGAGCGCTGGGCGGCCGTCACCGATCGCTGGGGAGTGCGCCGCCTGGAGCTGGGCCGCCGGTGGGCGGCGCTGTTCCGCAGGCCGTCGCGGCAGCGGGGCTGA
- a CDS encoding MoxR family ATPase, whose translation MTTYDDRASLTDLTTTAERVRASVEGVIEGKPEVVRLSLTVLLAEGHLLIEDVPGVGKTMLAKALARSIDCSVRRIQFTPDLLPSDITGVSIYDQQRRDFEFKPGAIFAQIVIGDEINRASPKTQSALLESMEERQVTIDGQTYELPSPFMVVATQNPVEMEGTYPLPEAQRDRFMARVSIGYPSAEAELEMLDVHGGVSPLDDLQPVAHAHDIVKLIDAVRKVHVADSVRRYAVELVAATRTHPDLRLGASPRATLHLLRAAKASAALSGREYALPDDVQALAAAVLAHRLLPTAQAQLNRRTAEQVVLEILQRVPVPTADGGRQAPVATAPLYDRQQPGVRRL comes from the coding sequence GTGACGACCTATGACGATCGAGCGAGCCTCACAGATCTGACCACCACAGCGGAGCGTGTCCGCGCATCGGTGGAGGGTGTGATCGAGGGCAAGCCTGAGGTCGTACGGCTTTCGCTGACAGTGCTGCTCGCCGAGGGACATCTGCTCATCGAGGATGTCCCCGGCGTCGGCAAGACAATGCTGGCCAAGGCGCTGGCACGTTCCATCGACTGCTCGGTCCGGCGTATCCAGTTCACGCCCGACCTGCTGCCCTCGGACATCACCGGGGTCTCCATCTACGACCAGCAGCGCCGGGACTTCGAGTTCAAGCCCGGTGCGATCTTCGCGCAGATCGTGATCGGCGACGAGATCAACCGCGCCTCGCCCAAGACGCAGTCGGCGCTGCTGGAGTCGATGGAGGAGCGCCAGGTCACCATCGACGGGCAGACGTACGAACTGCCCAGCCCCTTCATGGTGGTGGCGACGCAGAACCCGGTCGAGATGGAGGGCACCTATCCGCTGCCCGAGGCGCAGCGCGACCGCTTCATGGCCAGGGTCTCCATCGGTTATCCGAGCGCGGAGGCCGAGTTGGAGATGCTGGACGTGCACGGCGGGGTCTCGCCGCTGGACGACCTCCAGCCGGTGGCCCACGCGCACGACATCGTGAAGCTCATCGACGCCGTGCGGAAGGTCCATGTGGCCGACTCCGTACGGCGGTACGCGGTGGAGCTGGTCGCGGCGACCCGTACCCACCCGGATCTCAGACTGGGCGCCTCACCGCGCGCGACGCTGCATCTGCTGCGCGCGGCGAAGGCGTCCGCCGCGCTGAGCGGCCGGGAGTACGCGCTGCCGGACGACGTGCAGGCGCTGGCGGCCGCGGTGCTGGCGCACCGGCTGCTGCCCACCGCGCAGGCACAGCTCAACCGCCGGACCGCCGAGCAGGTGGTGCTGGAGATCCTCCAGCGCGTCCCGGTGCCGACGGCCGACGGCGGCAGGCAGGCCCCCGTGGCCACCGCGCCGCTCTACGACCGGCAGCAGCCGGGCGTCCGGCGGCTGTGA
- a CDS encoding methyltransferase — protein sequence MSDPSPAFGGETPSRPRSSLRTAVVWEVLERALHSRAAAVGDAAVLDVLDTGGGTGNFAVPVARLGHRVTVVDPSPNALFALERRAAEAGVADRVNGVQGDILGLFDVVGRGGYDAVLCHGVLEYVDDPAEGLRNAVEALRPAGALSLLAAGLGGAVLSRALAGHFTEARQALTDPAGRWGEGDPVPRRFTVELLTELVEKAGAEVGAVHGVRVFSDLVPGVLVDTQPGALEALLKLEAAAAEQPSFHSVASQLHVLGEKRA from the coding sequence GTGTCGGACCCTTCCCCTGCCTTCGGTGGAGAGACGCCGTCGCGCCCCCGTAGCTCCCTGCGTACCGCCGTGGTGTGGGAGGTACTCGAACGCGCCCTCCACAGCCGCGCCGCCGCCGTGGGTGACGCGGCGGTCCTGGACGTCCTCGACACCGGAGGAGGCACGGGCAACTTCGCCGTGCCCGTCGCCCGCCTCGGGCACCGGGTGACCGTCGTCGACCCGAGTCCCAACGCGCTGTTCGCGCTGGAGCGCCGGGCCGCCGAGGCGGGCGTCGCCGACCGCGTCAACGGCGTCCAGGGCGACATCCTCGGCCTGTTCGACGTGGTGGGGCGCGGCGGGTACGACGCCGTGCTCTGCCACGGCGTCCTGGAGTACGTCGACGACCCGGCCGAGGGCCTGCGGAACGCGGTGGAGGCGCTGCGTCCCGCCGGTGCGCTGAGCCTGCTCGCCGCGGGCCTCGGCGGCGCCGTCCTCTCCCGGGCGCTCGCCGGGCACTTCACCGAGGCCCGGCAGGCACTCACCGACCCCGCGGGCCGCTGGGGCGAGGGCGATCCGGTGCCCCGGCGCTTCACCGTGGAACTGCTCACCGAACTGGTCGAGAAGGCCGGCGCCGAGGTGGGCGCCGTACACGGCGTACGGGTCTTCTCCGACCTGGTCCCCGGCGTTCTGGTGGACACTCAGCCGGGTGCTCTGGAGGCCCTTCTGAAGCTGGAGGCGGCCGCCGCCGAGCAGCCCTCGTTCCACTCCGTCGCGAGCCAGCTGCACGTCCTGGGCGAGAAGCGGGCCTGA